In Paraburkholderia terrae, a genomic segment contains:
- a CDS encoding H-NS family nucleoid-associated regulatory protein, which translates to MSAVIEHLEGEARERLIVWLKRRMQECNITLEALQHALQQDIDEAKRIRYRDAWGNTWTGDGEHPEWLRRAVAAGQSIDHFLCE; encoded by the coding sequence GTGTCCGCCGTCATTGAACATCTCGAAGGCGAAGCGCGCGAGCGCCTGATTGTCTGGCTCAAACGCCGCATGCAGGAGTGCAATATCACGTTGGAAGCGCTGCAACATGCGCTGCAGCAGGATATCGACGAAGCGAAACGGATCCGCTACCGCGATGCGTGGGGCAATACGTGGACGGGCGACGGCGAGCACCCGGAATGGCTGCGCCGCGCGGTGGCGGCGGGGCAAAGCATCGATCACTTTCTGTGCGAGTGA
- a CDS encoding PilZ domain-containing protein — MPLVPLSQREVTIGVPLPFSVYTADGRLLMARGHIVHSAVQCERLFAQGPFRHPFSGERRDDATPEDADTAPASSGRARRGHEDQTLVGPFPLSGCIPEDFVITLANGPAISSRTRFVGALDDVSLLLAGAGVDPAFAPGEAVEGQFIAGRYRHAFESEVIGRHTSPFDVLYLRYPTEVRSRALRRHVRVGIDVTARLSQNDRPMAGTEVRAVDLSAAGVGLLVNSNSNSLAPGEHFKLSLPLARAGRVRTAPLNCIARNRRTKDGETLVGAEFGNTSGDVRELVKEYVLDVLTGAVPPERHA, encoded by the coding sequence ATGCCGTTGGTGCCGCTGTCGCAACGGGAAGTCACGATCGGCGTTCCACTGCCGTTTTCCGTCTACACGGCGGACGGCAGGCTGCTGATGGCGCGCGGGCACATCGTTCATAGCGCGGTGCAATGCGAGCGGCTATTTGCGCAAGGGCCGTTCAGGCATCCGTTCTCCGGCGAGCGCCGCGACGACGCCACACCTGAGGACGCGGACACCGCGCCCGCGTCCTCCGGGCGCGCGCGGCGCGGCCATGAAGACCAGACGCTCGTTGGCCCATTTCCCTTGTCGGGCTGCATCCCCGAAGATTTTGTGATCACGCTGGCAAACGGCCCGGCTATTTCCTCGCGCACCCGCTTTGTCGGCGCGCTGGACGACGTCAGCCTGCTGCTCGCGGGCGCGGGCGTCGATCCCGCGTTCGCGCCGGGCGAGGCTGTCGAAGGACAGTTCATCGCGGGGCGTTATCGCCATGCGTTCGAATCGGAAGTCATCGGCAGGCATACGTCGCCGTTCGACGTGCTTTATCTGCGTTACCCGACGGAAGTCCGCTCACGTGCGCTGCGGCGGCATGTGCGTGTCGGCATCGACGTGACGGCGCGCCTCTCGCAAAACGACCGGCCCATGGCGGGGACGGAAGTCCGCGCAGTCGATCTGAGCGCTGCGGGCGTCGGCCTGCTGGTGAACTCGAACTCGAATTCGCTCGCGCCCGGCGAGCACTTCAAGCTCTCATTGCCGCTCGCGCGTGCCGGCCGCGTGCGCACGGCGCCGCTGAACTGCATCGCGCGTAACCGCCGCACGAAGGACGGGGAAACCCTGGTGGGCGCCGAGTTCGGCAATACGTCGGGCGACGTGCGCGAGCTGGTCAAGGAGTATGTGCTGGACGTGCTGACGGGGGCGGTGCCGCCCGAGCGCCACGCATAG
- a CDS encoding PAS domain-containing sensor histidine kinase gives MMFRQSAGMTSARDARVLFSLAGIVGVIVFVIDALTPLDIAIAVLYVVVVLLVASTGLRHATVATACACAALTVIAFLMSHDENYSGGSIARGIVSLLAIGTTSFLALRNQANTVRLQEQIQLLNLTHDAIVAYDMSDRITFWNQGAEELYGWTTEQAIGQRIHELTRTSSSIPLDALRDEVVRKGRWEGELERVRSDGSTVIVSSRFALWRDDKGKPRAILATNNDITMRKRMEAELQRQQEDLRATIDAIPGMVWSSSRDGELSYINRRWNELGITLTGGSGDVWTSIVHPDDWPAMHAAWRGAIATGKPFENVARIRQSNGSYRWMHIGADPLRDQNGQILRWYGVNTDIEERKQAEQALERSEAFLSDAQRLSRTGSIATRLPAGEMWWSDEVYRIFEYAPDYTPGIELVLARTHPDDIALVREAYESALSGAPYIDNEHRLQMPDGRIKYVHYVAHLAVPRSDSIEYVGALMDVTERQLAQDALDRSTAELAHVTRVTMLGELAASIAHEVTQPLAAIVTAGDAATRWLNRAKPDLGEVGQSINQMVRDAKRASDVIRQIRSMAQKRDPSQAVLDLNGIVRESIELVRRELDAARVDLEACYAEPPPFVCGDRVQLQQVVINLVMNGVQAMTGMTGRARRMRIATSVVDGHHGQVSIEDSGTGISEENVGRLFNAFFTTKADGMGMGLSICRSIVEAHGGRIWAESEEGQGATMQFVLPIDKGTCDEQ, from the coding sequence ATGATGTTCCGTCAGAGCGCAGGCATGACGTCGGCTCGCGACGCGCGCGTTCTCTTTTCTCTTGCGGGCATCGTCGGCGTGATCGTGTTCGTGATCGACGCGCTGACGCCGCTCGACATCGCCATTGCCGTGCTTTATGTGGTCGTCGTGCTGCTCGTCGCGTCGACGGGCTTGCGGCATGCCACGGTCGCAACGGCATGCGCGTGCGCGGCGCTGACGGTGATCGCCTTCCTGATGTCGCACGACGAGAACTATTCGGGCGGCTCGATTGCGCGCGGTATCGTGAGCCTGCTTGCGATCGGTACGACTTCGTTTCTCGCGTTGCGCAACCAGGCGAACACGGTGCGGCTGCAGGAGCAGATCCAGTTGCTGAACCTCACGCACGACGCGATCGTCGCGTACGACATGAGCGACCGCATCACCTTCTGGAATCAGGGCGCCGAGGAACTGTACGGCTGGACGACCGAGCAGGCGATCGGCCAGCGCATCCACGAACTGACGCGCACCAGCTCATCCATTCCCCTCGACGCGCTGCGCGACGAGGTCGTGCGCAAGGGCCGCTGGGAAGGTGAACTGGAGCGCGTGCGCAGCGACGGCAGCACGGTCATCGTGTCGAGTCGCTTCGCGCTGTGGCGCGACGACAAGGGCAAGCCGCGCGCGATACTCGCGACCAACAACGACATCACGATGCGCAAGCGCATGGAAGCCGAGTTGCAGCGGCAGCAGGAAGACCTGCGCGCGACCATCGACGCGATTCCCGGCATGGTCTGGAGTTCGTCGCGCGATGGCGAACTGAGCTACATCAACCGCCGCTGGAACGAGCTTGGCATCACGCTGACGGGCGGCAGCGGCGACGTCTGGACGTCGATCGTACACCCTGATGACTGGCCGGCGATGCACGCGGCGTGGCGCGGCGCGATTGCCACGGGCAAGCCGTTCGAGAACGTTGCACGCATCCGCCAGAGCAACGGCTCGTACCGGTGGATGCATATCGGCGCGGACCCGCTGCGCGATCAGAACGGCCAGATTCTGCGCTGGTATGGCGTCAATACGGATATCGAGGAGCGCAAGCAGGCCGAACAGGCGCTGGAGCGCAGCGAAGCCTTCCTGTCCGACGCGCAGCGCCTGAGCCGCACGGGCAGCATCGCGACGCGCCTGCCCGCAGGCGAGATGTGGTGGTCCGACGAGGTGTACCGGATCTTCGAATATGCGCCCGACTACACACCGGGCATTGAGCTGGTTCTCGCGCGGACGCATCCCGACGATATCGCGCTGGTGCGCGAAGCGTACGAATCGGCGTTGTCGGGCGCGCCGTACATCGACAACGAACACCGGCTGCAGATGCCCGACGGGCGGATCAAGTACGTACATTACGTCGCGCATCTGGCCGTGCCGCGGTCGGACAGCATCGAATACGTGGGCGCGCTGATGGACGTGACGGAACGCCAGCTCGCGCAGGACGCGCTCGACCGCTCGACGGCGGAACTCGCGCATGTCACGCGCGTGACGATGCTTGGCGAACTCGCTGCGTCGATCGCGCATGAAGTCACGCAGCCGCTCGCCGCGATCGTCACGGCGGGCGACGCCGCGACGCGCTGGCTGAACCGCGCGAAGCCCGATCTCGGCGAAGTCGGCCAGTCGATCAACCAGATGGTGCGCGACGCGAAGCGCGCCAGCGACGTGATCCGCCAGATACGCTCGATGGCGCAGAAGCGCGATCCGAGCCAGGCGGTGCTCGATCTGAACGGTATCGTGAGAGAATCAATCGAGCTTGTGCGGCGCGAGCTGGACGCCGCGCGGGTCGATCTGGAAGCCTGCTACGCGGAGCCGCCGCCGTTCGTGTGCGGTGACCGCGTGCAGCTTCAGCAGGTGGTCATCAATCTCGTGATGAATGGCGTGCAGGCGATGACGGGCATGACGGGACGGGCGCGGCGCATGCGCATCGCAACGAGCGTCGTGGACGGACATCATGGGCAGGTCTCCATAGAAGATTCGGGAACGGGCATCAGCGAGGAGAACGTGGGGCGGCTCTTCAACGCGTTCTTCACGACCAAGGCGGACGGCATGGGCATGGGGCTGTCGATCTGCCGGTCCATCGTCGAGGCGCACGGCGGACGTATCTGGGCCGAGTCTGAGGAAGGACAGGGCGCGACGATGCAATTCGTATTGCCGATCGATAAAGGAACGTGCGATGAGCAGTGA
- a CDS encoding response regulator transcription factor: MSSDEMNDPNQSIVYVVDDDDSMRAAVTMLLRSVGLRVEAFASAQEFLSLDKPDIPSCLILDVRLKGQSGLAVQEQIAAGNVHVPIIFMTAHGDIAMSVKAMKAGAMDFLAKPFRDQDMLDAVATALAKDEERRKSERSVSDLRKRYESLTPREREVMAFVASGLMNKQIAAEMNLSEITVKIHRGQAMKKMESRSLADFVLKAEALGVKSLEAGASTRTQRGS, encoded by the coding sequence ATGAGCAGTGATGAAATGAACGACCCGAATCAGTCGATCGTTTATGTCGTCGACGACGACGATTCGATGCGCGCGGCCGTCACGATGCTGCTGCGGTCGGTGGGTTTGCGGGTTGAGGCTTTTGCGTCTGCGCAGGAGTTTTTGTCGTTGGACAAGCCTGATATTCCCAGTTGCCTGATTCTCGATGTTCGGCTGAAGGGGCAGAGCGGGCTCGCTGTGCAGGAGCAGATTGCTGCTGGCAATGTGCATGTGCCGATTATCTTTATGACTGCGCATGGCGATATTGCGATGTCTGTGAAGGCGATGAAGGCCGGCGCGATGGATTTTCTGGCTAAGCCGTTTCGGGATCAGGACATGCTGGATGCGGTTGCGACTGCGCTCGCTAAAGATGAGGAGCGGAGAAAGTCCGAACGTTCGGTTTCTGATTTGCGGAAAAGGTATGAGTCGCTGACGCCGCGAGAGCGTGAAGTTATGGCTTTTGTTGCTAGCGGGCTTATGAATAAGCAGATCGCTGCTGAGATGAATCTTAGTGAGATCACTGTGAAGATTCATCGCGGGCAGGCTATGAAGAAAATGGAGTCCCGGTCGTTGGCTGATTTTGTTCTTAAGGCGGAAGCGTTGGGGGTTAAGTCGTTGGAGGCCGGGGCGTCGACGCGGACGCAGCGCGGGTCTTGA
- a CDS encoding response regulator transcription factor, translating to MHNHPIASVIDDDESVRTAMSSLVRSLDWDVRLYASAEAFLASDVDQVACIISDVQMPGMSGLDMYRHLLDKGVTQPIIFISAFASDAVRRQALDLGALCVLTKPVDGAEVSRCLAGLEPDDSQGE from the coding sequence TTGCACAACCATCCGATCGCTTCAGTCATCGACGACGACGAATCCGTCCGCACCGCGATGTCTAGCCTTGTTCGTTCGCTGGATTGGGACGTCCGGCTGTACGCATCGGCCGAGGCGTTCCTTGCATCCGACGTAGACCAGGTCGCGTGCATCATCTCCGATGTGCAAATGCCCGGCATGAGCGGGCTCGACATGTATCGTCATCTGCTCGACAAGGGCGTGACGCAGCCCATCATTTTCATCTCCGCTTTCGCTTCCGACGCGGTGCGCCGCCAGGCACTCGACCTGGGCGCGCTGTGCGTGCTGACCAAACCTGTCGACGGCGCCGAAGTGTCGCGCTGCCTCGCGGGGCTCGAACCGGACGACTCGCAGGGCGAATGA
- a CDS encoding VOC family protein — MTTQALTSGIDHVGLAVRDLNLTRDFFVECLQWKQVGEKPDYPAAFVSDGHVMLTLWQVTNQANLVEFDRKTNVGLHHLALRVGSEEALNEIYARVSQWPGVKVEFAPENLGAGPKRHTMIYEPGGIRLEFDFDSRLKAAG; from the coding sequence ATGACTACCCAGGCACTCACCTCCGGCATCGATCACGTTGGTCTCGCCGTGCGCGATCTGAACCTGACGCGCGATTTCTTCGTCGAATGCCTGCAGTGGAAGCAGGTCGGCGAAAAGCCGGACTACCCCGCCGCGTTTGTCTCGGATGGACACGTGATGCTGACGCTGTGGCAAGTCACCAATCAGGCGAACCTCGTCGAGTTCGACCGCAAGACCAACGTCGGCCTGCATCATCTTGCGTTGCGTGTAGGCAGCGAAGAGGCGCTCAACGAGATTTACGCGCGCGTCTCGCAGTGGCCCGGCGTCAAGGTCGAGTTCGCGCCGGAGAACCTCGGCGCTGGCCCGAAGCGCCACACGATGATCTATGAACCCGGCGGCATCCGTCTCGAG